The Euphorbia lathyris chromosome 2, ddEupLath1.1, whole genome shotgun sequence genome includes a window with the following:
- the LOC136218229 gene encoding protein SPIRRIG-like gives MKWVSLLKDIKEKVGFPQSPSPTSSPAAASSSSPFLANRDSNASFSALLDSPSSISRHELELDFKRFWDEFRSSSSEKEKEAALTSTVDTFCRLVKQQPNIAQLVNMLVETHIFSFVVGRAFVTDIEKLKISNKTRSLDVENLLRYFSEVSKDDISVGSNLLTAIEVLISGPIDKQSLLDSGIFCCLIHVLNALLSPQVDHRQPFEKDHGDVGHVRRLEVEGSIVHIMKALASHPSAAQSLVEDDSLQLLFQMVATGSLTVFSQYKEGLAPLHCIQLHRHAMQILGLLLVNDNGSTARYIRRHHLIKVLLMAVKDFDPDTGDPAYTMGIVDLLLECVELSYRSDAGGVRLREDIHNAHGYQFLVQFALVLSSLPQNQDAQSIYLKSSSTEEYTSDSSSHAPNDVGGRDLTENEGAPQEQLSPALSRLLDVLVNLSQTGPAESTGSYGAKLSRASHAKATGHSRSRSSSIDRSADENWEKDNSKVKDLEAVQMLQDIFLKAESRELQAEVLNRMFKIFSSHLENYKLCQQLRTVPLLILNMGGLSSSLQEIILKILEYAVTVVNCIPEQELLSLCCLLQQPIPSEVKQTILTFFVKLLSFDQQYKKVLREVGVLEVLLDDLKQHKFLSGPDEESVNPNLLERKSDSSSFKKHLDNKDAILSSPKLMESGLGKLPIFEIEDTTYVAWDCMVSLVKKAEANQASFRSANGVAIVLPFLVSNVHRPGVLRILSCIITEDIAQAHPEELGAVVEVLKSGMVTSSAGHQYRLDNFAKCDTMGALWRIMGANSSAKRVFGEATGFSLLLTTLHSFQGDGGLTDEPSLAVHIKVFTYLLRLMTAGVCDSSVNRAKLHSIISSQTFYDLLAESRLLSVEFEKQVIQLMLELALEIVFPPSLSSDGSTAADMIKSESASSLIMVPSGLFNPDKERVYNAGAVRVLIRSLLLFTPKVQLELLNLIDRVARASPFNQENLTSVGCVELLLETIQPFLLGSSPLLSHVLRIVEILGAYRLSASELRLLIRYILHMRQMNSGHNLVDMMERLILMEDMASEYVSLAPFVEMDMRKIGHASVQVSLGERSWPPAAGYSFVCWFKFRNFLKSPMKEIEPPKVGPSNRRQSGNNGQPNEQQILRIFSVGTANNENTFFAELYLREDGVLTLATSNSCSLSFPGLELEEGRWHHLAIVHSKPNALAGLFQASFAYVYLNGKLRHTGKLGYSPSPAGKPLQVIIGTPPTCARVSELTWKLRSCYLFEEVLTSSCICFMYILGLGYRGLFQDSDLLRFVPNQACGGGSMAILDSLDAELPLANTQKIESAGKPGDSKSDGSGIVWDLERLGNHSLQLSGKKLIFAFDGTCTEAIRASGAFSLLNLVDPMSAAASPIGGIPRYGRLHGDIYVCRHCVIGDTIRHVGGMAVVLALVEAAESRDMLHMALTLLACTLHQNPQNVRDMQIYRGYHLLALFLRRRMSLFDMQSLEIFFQIAACEASFSEPKKENIRAVLSPASTVQEAGFEHLSLSKFHDETSSTGSHGDMDDFSAHKDSFSHISELENSEIPVETSNCIVLSNADMVEHVLLDWTLWVTAPVPIQIALLGFLEHLVSMHWYRNHNLTILRRINLVQHLLVTLQRGDVEVSVLEKLVVLLGVILEDGFLVSELENVVKFVIMTFDPPEMRPRNQIMREVMGKHVIVRNMLLEMFIDLQVTIKSEELLEQWHKMVSSKLITYFLDEAVHPTSMRWVMTLLGVSLASSSTFALKFRTSGGYQGLTRVLPSFYDSPDIYYILFCLVFGKPVYPRLPEVRMLDFHALIPSDGRYLDLRFVELLESVIAMAKSTFDRLSTQLMAAHQTGNLSQVGASLAVELMEGNADLAGELQGEALMHKTYAARLMGGEASAPAAATSVLRFMVDLAKMCPLFSAVCRKPEFLESCIELYFSCIRAAHAVNMSKALSVRTEEKNLNDCDDNTSSQNTFSSLPHEQEQSAKTSISVGSFPQAHASTSSDDAVPQNYQAEIKITDLHQDLKESNQDLKESIKAVPAVQNLDGEMVDQVSATSSLSELNTRAMDGIIDPIQLAETQSSASLNMVDSPIISEKSTSRVTTSTSPVVALTSWLGGTSQNEPKAYFQATPSMGSTISASEFDASPDLKSNQGQSDATSSYSVSAKLLLETDDSGYGGGPCAAAATAMLDFMAEVLSDFITEQIKAAQVIEGILEMVPLYVEAETLLVFQGLFLSRLMNFMERRLLRDDEEDEKKLDKSRWSSNLDALCWMIVDRAYMGAFPQPAAVMKTLEFLLSMLQLANKDGRIEEAAPAGKSLLSIKRGSRQLDAYIHSLLKNTNRMVLYCFLPSFLVTIGEDGLLSRLGLHVEPNKRLCLDASREDLGIDICTFLQLLVAHRRIIFCPSNLDTDLNCCLCVSLVYLLHDKRQSVQNVAVDIIKYLLVHRRGALEDLLVCKLNHGHHMNVLHGGFDRLLTGSLSDFFEWLQNSEQMVNKVLDQCAVIMWNQYIAGSAKFPGVRIKGVEGRRRREMGRRSRDIAKLDLRHWEQVTERRYALEMVRDAMSTELRVVRQDKYGWVLHAESEWQTLLQQLVHERGIFPMRKSSSNEEPEWQLCPIEGPYRMRKKLERCKLRIETIQNVLNGQFELEVEISKGKCEDSPGASDTDSELLFNLFADGADQNGIDDEMYGEYFKESHDAKGFSSVKSGWNDDQASSVNDASLHSALDFGAKSSSLSAPVLESVNGRSDLGSPRQSPSNKIDDVRAADDKLDKELNDNGEYLIRPYLEPLEKIRFKYNCERVVGLDKHDGIFLIGELCLYVIENFYIDDSGCICEKEGEDELSVIDQALGVKKDFTGSVDFQSKSTSSWGTVVKTCNGGRAWAYNGGAWGKEKVCTSGNLPHPWHMWKLNSVHELLKRDYQLRPVAIEIFSMDGCNDLLVFHKKEREEVFKNLVAMNLPRNSMLDTTISGSNKQENNEGSRLFKLVAKSFSKRWQNGEISNFQYLMHLNTLAGRGYSDLTQYPVFPWVLADYESEILDLSNPKTFRKLDKPMGCQTPEGEEEFRKRYESWDDPEVPKFHYGSHYSSAGIVLFYLLRLPPFSVENQKLQGGQFDHADRLFNSIRDTWLSAAGKGNTSDVKELIPEFFYMPELLENKFNLDLGEKQSGEKVGDVVLPPWAKGSAREFIRKHREALESDYVSENLHHWIDLIFGYKQRGKAAEEAVNVFYHYTYEGSVDIDSVTDPAMKASILAQINHFGQTPKQLFLKSHGKRRPDRRLPPHPLKFSSHLVPHEIRKSSSAITQIVISSEKILVAGLNTLLKPRTYTKYVAWGFPDRSLRFMSYDQDRLLSTHENLHGGNQIQCIGVSHDGQILVTGADDGLVSVWRIGNDGPRALQRLVLEKALSGHIGKITCLHVSQPYMLIVSGSDDCTVIVWDLSSLAFVRQLPELPVPVSAVYVNNLTGEIVTAAGILLAVWSINGECLAVINTSQLPSDSILSVTSSTFSDWQDTNWYVTGHQSGAVKVWQMIHNSSQESAGSKSTSNPTAGLNLGDKVPEYRLILHKVLKFHKQAVTALHLTIDLKQLLSGDSDGHLISWTLPDESLRASFNKG, from the exons ATTAAAGTTCTCTTGATGGCAGTAAAGGATTTTGATCCAGACACCGGTGATCCTGCCTATACTATGGGCATCGTGGATTTGTTGCTTGAATGTGTGGAGTTGTCGTATAGGTCTG ATGCTGGCGGTGTCCGGCTTAGGGAAGATATACACAATGCCCATGGTTATCAGTTCCTTGTTCAGTTTGCATTGGTTCTATCCTCCTTGCCACAAAATCAGGATGCTCAAtctatttatttaaaaagttctTCAACCGAAGAATATACTTCAGATAGTTCTTCTCATGCACCAAATGACGTAGGGGGAAGGGATTTGACTGAAAATGAAGGTGCTCCGCAGGAGCAATTGTCACCTGCTTTATCTAGGTTGCTTGATGTTCTTGTTAATCTCTCTCAAACTGGTCCAGCTGAATCAACAGGATCCTATGGGGCAAAACTTTCAAGAGCTTCTCATGCTAAGGCTACTGGGCATAGCAGAAGTCGATCCTCATCAATTGATCGGTCTGCTGATGAAAATTGGGAGAAGGACAATAGCAAGGTTAAAGACCTTGAAgctgtccaaatgttgcaagaTATTTTTCTGAAGGCAGAAAGCAGGGAGCTTCAGGCTGAAGTACTAAATAGAATGTTCAAGATATTCTCAAGTCATcttgaaaattataaattgtgCCAGCAATTGCGAACAGTTCCTCTTCTTATCCTGAATATGGGTGGTTTATCTTCTTCTTTGCAAGAgataattttgaaaattcttGAATATGCTGTGACAGTTGTGAATTGTATTCCTGAGCAAGAATTGCTTTCACTCTGTTGCTTATTGCAGCAACCAATACCATCCGAAGTGAAGCAGACAATACTTACTTTCTTTGTGAAACTTCTATCATTTGATCAGCAATACAAGAAAGTCCTTCGAGAAGTTGGTGTTCTTGAAGTTCTGTTAGATGATTTGAAGCAACATAAGTTTCTTTCAGGCCCAGATGAAGAATCTGTTAATCCTAACCTGTTGGAAAGAAAATCTGATTCAAGCAGCTTCAAGAAACATTTAGATAATAAAGATGCTATTCTTTCTTCACCTAAGCTAATGGAATCTGGGTTAGGAAAACTTCCTATATTTGAAATTGAGGACACAACATATGTAGCATGGGACTGCATGGTATCTTTAGTGAAGAAAGCTGAAGCCAATCAAGCATCATTTCGTTCTGCCAATGGTGTGGCAATTGTTCTTCCATTCTTGGTTTCTAATGTTCATCGTCCCGGAGTTCTCCGAATATTGTCATGTATAATTACTGAAGATATTGCGCAG GCTCATCCTGAAGAATTAGGTGCAGTTGTTGAAGTTCTTAAAAGTGGAATGGTTACAAGTAGTGCAGGgcatcaatataggcttgaCAATTTTGCAAAATGTGACACTATGGGTGCCTTGTGGCGTATAATGGGAGCTAACAGTTCAGCTAAGAGGGTCTTTGGTGAAGCCACTGGATTTTCTCTTCTCTTGACGACGCTTCATAGTTTCCAAGGTGATGGAGGCTTGACTGATGAACCTTCTTTAGCGGTTCATATCAAAGTTTTTACGTACTTATTGCGCCTAATGACAGCTGGAGTTTGCGATAGTTCTGTTAACAGGGCAAAATTGCATTCTATTATATCCTCCCAAACTTTTTACGATCTTCTTGCCGAGTCGCGCTTGCTTTCTGTGGAATTTGAAAAGCAAGTCATACAGCTAATGCTGGAACTAGCTCTTGAAATTGTTTTTCCACCATCCTTATCATCAGATGGTTCCACAGCAGCTGATATGATTAAATCCGAGTCAGCTAGTTCTCTTATAATGGTTCCTTCTGGTCTGTTTAATCCTGATAAGGAACGAGTGTATAATGCTGGTGCTGTTAGAGTTTTGATTCGCTCACTATTGCTATTTACTCCTAAGGTGCAGCTAGAATTGCTGAACCTTATTGACAGGGTTGCTCGTGCCAGTCCTTTTAATCAGGAAAACCTTACCTCTGTAG GTTGTGTGGAACTTTTATTGGAGACGATTCAACCCTTCCTTTTGGGCTCATCTCCATTACTTTCACATGTACTGAGGATTGTGGAAATTCTTGGGGCATATAG GTTGTCTGCATCAGAACTTCGACTACTTATTAGATACATTTTGCATATGAGGCAGATGAATTCAGGCCATAATCTTGTTGATATGATggaaaggttaattctaatggaAGATATGGCATCAGAATATGTTTCCCTGGCACCTTTTGTTGAGATGGACATGCGTAAGATTGGCCATGCTTCTGTTCAGGTATCTCTGGGAGAAAGATCATGGCCTCCAGCTGCTGGATATTCGTTTGTTTGTTGGTTTAAGTTTAGAAATTTCCTGAAATCACCAATGAAGGAAATTGAGCCACCCAAAGTTGGTCCTTCTAATAGGAGACAGAGTGGCAATAATGGACAGCCCAATGAACAGCAAATTCTTAGGATATTTTCTGTTGGTACAGCAAATAATGAAAATACTTTCTTTGCAGAACTTTATCTTCGGGAGGATGGTGTTCTAACCCTTGCTACCAGCAACTCTTGCTCTTTATCTTTTCCTGGACTAGAATTGGAGGAAGGCAGGTGGCATCACCTTGCCATTGTTCATAGCAAACCAAATGCTCTTGCTGGATTATTTCAAGCCAGTTTTGCTTATGTGTATCTGAATGGAAAGCTGAGGCACACAGGAAAATTAGGATATTCTCCATCACCTGCTGGAAAACCCTTGCAAGTGATAATTGGGACGCCACCTACTTGTGCAAGAGTTAGTGAATTGACATGGAAGCTCCGTTCTTGCTATCTTTTCGAGGAGGTGCTTACGTCAAGCTGTATATGCTTCATGTATATTCTTGGTCTAGGATATAGAGGACTCTTCCAAGACTCGGATCTTCTTCGTTTTGTCCCTAATCAGGCCTGTGGGGGTGGAAGCATGGCCATCTTGGATTCATTAGATGCTGAATTGCCCTTGGCAAACACTCAGAAAATTGAAAGTGCTGGCAAGCCAGGGGATTCTAAGTCTGATGGCAGTGGGATTGTTTGGGATTTGGAGAGGCTAGGAAACCATTCATTGCAGCTCTCTGGAAAGAAGCTTATCTTTGCATTTGATGGAACTTGTACTGAAGCAATTCGAGCATCTGGAGCATTCTCCTTGCTCAATCTGGTTGATCCTATGTCAGCTGCTGCTTCTCCTATTGGGG GAATACCACGATATGGCCGTCTTCATGGGGATATATATGTTTGTAGACACTGTGTGATTGGAGATACGATCCGCCATGTTGGTGGGATGGCTGTTGTCCTGGCCCTTGTTGAGGCTGCTGAATCCAGGGATATGCTTCACATGGCATTGACATTACTTGCCTGTACACTCCATCAAAATccccaaaatgttagggacaTGCAAATCTACCGAGGATACCACTTACTGGCTTTATTTCTGCGTCGTAGAATGTCATTGTTTGACATGCAGTCACTTGAGATATTTTTTCAAATTGCTGCGTGTGAGGCTTCATTTTCTGAACCAAAGAAGGAAAATATTCGAGCTGTTTTGTCACCTGCTTCAACTGTTCAGGAAGCTGGATTTGAGCATCTTAGCTTGTCAAAATTTCATGATGAAACTTCCTCAACTGGATCTCATGGAgacatggatgatttttctgcTCACAAAGATTCATTTAGTCATATTTCGGAACTCGAAAATTCTGAGATTCCAGTTGAAACTTCAAATTGCATTGTCTTGTCAAATGCTGATATGGTTGAGCATGTCTTATTGGATTGGACATTGTGGGTAACAGCTCCAGTCCCAATTCAAATTGCACTTCTTGGATTTCTTGAGCATTTAGTGTCTATGCATTGGTATAGGAATCATAACCTCACAATTCTGAGACGGATCAATCTTGTTCAGCATTTACTTGTGACTCTGCAGCGTGGTGATGTTGAAGTCTCTGTTTTGGAGAAATTGGTTGTTCTGCTTGGGGTCATTTTAGAAGATGGATTTCTGGTATCTGAACTTGAAAATGTAGTTAAGTTTGTGATTATGACGTTTGATCCACCAGAAATGAGACCGCGGAATCAAATAATGCGAGAAGTAATGGGTAAGCATGTAATTGTTAGAAACATGCTACTAGAGATGTTCATTGATCTCCAGGTCACCATAAAATCAGAGGAATTGCTAGAGCAGTGGCATAAGATGGTGTCATCAAAATTGATAACATATTTTCTTGATGAAGCTGTGCATCCTACCAGTATGAGATGGGTCATGACTCTTCTTGGTGTGTCTCTTGCTTCTTCTTCCACATTTGCACTAAAGTTTCGTACCAGTGGCGGTTATCAGGGTTTGACGAGGGTGCTTCCTAGTTTTTATGATTCTCcagatatatattatatattattctGTTTGGTATTTGGAAAGCCTGTTTATCCTAGATTGCCGGAGGTTCGCATGCTAGATTTCCATGCTCTTATACCAAGTGATGGACGTTATTTGGATTTGAGATTTGTGGAACTTTTAGAATCTGTGATTGCAATGGCAAAATCTACATTTGATAGGTTGAGCACACAGTTAATGGCTGCTCATCAAACTGGCAACCTTTCCCAGGTCGGTGCTAGCCTTGCTGTGGAGCTCATGGAAGGGAATGCAGACCTGGCAGGAGAGCTTCAGGGTGAAGCTCTGATGCATAAGACATATGCAGCACGCTTAATGGGTGGTGAGGCAtcagctcctgctgctgcaACTTCAGTCCTGAGGTTTATGGTTGATCTAGCAAAGATGTGCCCCCTGTTCTCTGCTGTTTGCAGAAAGCCAGAATTTCTTGAAAGTTGCATTGAACTTTACTTTTCTTGCATTAG GGCAGCACATGCAGTGAATATGTCAAAGGCACTCTCCGTGAGGACCGAAGAAAAGAACTTGAATGATTGTGATGACAATACCAGTTCTCAAAATACATTCTCGAGTTTGCCACATGAACAGGAACAATCTGCTAAGACCTCCATAAGTGTTGGAAGCTTTCCTCAAGCGCATGCAAGTACAAGTTCTGATGATGCTGTGCCCCAAAATTATCAAGCAGAGATCAAGATCACTGATTTACACCAGGATTTGAAAGAATCAAATCAGGATTTGAAAGAATCCATTAAAGCTGTTCCAGCTGTTCAGAACTTGGATGGTGAAATGGTTGACCAGGTTTCTGCAACCTCCAGCTTAAGTGAATTAAACACCCGTGCTATGGATGGTATTATTGATCCCATTCAGCTAGCAGAGACCCAGAGTTCTGCATCTCTGAACATGGTAGATTCTCCAATTATATCGGAGAAGTCAACTTCAAGAGTTACAACCTCTACATCTCCTGTGGTTGCATTGACATCCTGGCTTGGAGGTACAAGTCAGAATGAACCCAAAGCCTATTTTCAAGCTACTCCTTCTATGGGGTCCACCATATCTGCTAGTGAGTTTGATGCATCTCCAGATTTGAAGTCTAATCAAGGGCAATCTGATGCTACTTCATCTTATTCTGTCAGTGCAAAGCTACTTCTTGAAACTGATGATTCTGGTTATGGGGGTGGTCCATGTGCTGCAGCAGCTACTGCTATGTTAGATTTTATGGCAGAAGTTCTTTCTGATTTTATCACTGAGCAGATAAAAGCAGCACAGGTTATAGAGGGAATCTTAGAAATGGTACCTTTATATGTTGAGGCTGAAACATTGTTAGTTTTCCAAGGTTTGTTTCTGAGTAGGCTTATGAACTTTATGGAGAGGCGTCTTTTGcgtgatgatgaggaagatgagAAGAAGTTAGACAAAAGTAGATGGTCCTCGAATTTGGATGCATTATGCTGGATGATAGTGGATCGTGCCTACATGGGTGCTTTTCCTCAACCTGCTGCTGTGATGAAAACTCTAGAGTTTTTGTTGTCAATGCTGCAATTGGCAAACAAAGATGGCAGAATTGAAGAAGCTGCTCCAGCTGGAAAGAGTCTTCTCTCTATTAAAAGAGGAAGTAGGCAACTTGATGCTTATATACATTCGCTTCTTAAGAATACAAACCGTATGGTATTATACTGTTTTTTGCCATCTTTCCTGGTCACAATTGGAGAAGATGGGCTGCTTTCACGCTTAGGCTTGCATGTTGAACCCAATAAGAGATTATGCCTTGATGCCTCAAGAGAAGATTTAGGAATTGATATCTGTACTTTTTTACAGCTATTAGTTGCTCACAGACGAATTATATTCTGTCCCAGCAATCTTGATACGGATTTAAATTGCTGTCTCTGTGTTAGTTTAGTCTATCTTCTTCATGATAAAAGGCAAAGTGTTCAGAATGTGGCTGTTGATATTATCAAGTACCTACTGGTGCATCGTAGGGGTGCACTAGAAGACTTGCTTGTCTGTAAACTAAACCATGGACATCATATGAATGTACTGCATGGTGGTTTTGACAGATTATTGACTGGAAGCCTATCTGATTTCTTTGAGTGGCTTCAGAATTCTGAACAGATGGTCAACAAAGTATTGGATCAATGTGCTGTGATCATGTGGAACCAGTATATCGCTGGATCAGCAAAATTTCCAGGGGTGAGAATAAAAGGTGTGGAGGGTCGTCGTCGTCGGGAAATGGGGAGAAGATCACGAGACATTGCAAAGTTAGACCTGCGACATTGGGAGCAGGTAACTGAAAGGAGATATGCATTGGAAATGGTTCGTGATGCAATGTCTACTGAGTTGAGAGTTGTCCGCCAAGATAAATATGGATGGGTTCTTCATGCAGAAAGTGAATGGCAAACCCTTCTCCAACAACTTGTACATGAACGAGGAATATTCCCAATGCGTAAATCCTCTTCAAATGAGGAACCAGAGTGGCAACTCTGTCCCATAGAAGGTCCATATAGGATGCGCAAGAAGCTTGAGCGTTGCAAATTAAGGATTGAAACAATTCAAAATGTACTGAATGGGCAGTTTGAATTAGAAGTAGAGATTTCCAAAGGGAAATGTGAGGATAGTCCTGGTGCATCTGACACGGACTCTGAATTATTGTTTAATCTTTTTGCTGATGGTGCTGACCAGAATGGTATTGATGATGAGATGTATGGTGAATATTTTAAAGAATCACATGATGCCAAAGGTTTCTCTTCTGTTAAGAGTGGGTGGAATGATGATCAAGCTAGCAGTGTGAATGATGCAAGTCTTCACTCAGCTCTTGATTTTGGTGCCAAGTCTAGTTCACTTTCTGCCCCGGTGCTAGAGAGCGTGAATGGAAGGTCAGATTTGGGATCTCCAAGACAATCACCTTCTAATAAAATTGATGATGTCAGAGCCGCAGATGATAAATTAGACAAGGAACTGAATGATAATGGTGAATATCTGATTAGACCATATCTGGAACCTCTTGAAAAGATCCGATTCAAGTATAATTGTGAGCGAGTTGTGGGTCTTGACAAACATGATGGTATATTTTTGATAGGGGAACTTTGCCTGTATGTAATTGAGAATTTTTATATTGATGATTCTGGGTGCATTTGTGAAAAGGAAGGTGAAGACGAACTTTCGGTGATTGACCAGGCTTTGGGTGTAAAGAAAGATTTTACAGGCAGTGTGGATTTCCAATCCAAGTCGACTTCATCTTGGGGCACAGTGGTAAAGACATGCAATGGGGGAAGAGCATGGGCCTATAATGGTGGGGCATGGGGCAAAGAGAAAGTCTGTACTAGTGGTAATCTTCCTCATCCCTGGCACATGTGGAAGCTTAATAGTGTGCATGAACTTTTGAAACGTGATTACCAGCTCCGTCCTGTTGCAATTGAGATATTTAGCATGGATGGGTGTAATGACCTTCTGGTGTTCcacaaaaaagaaagagaagaagttttcaaaaatttGGTTGCCATGAATCTTCCAAGGAATAGCAT GTTGGACACCACAATATCTGGGTCTAATAAACAAGAAAACAATGAGGGTAGTCGGTTGTTTAAGTTGGTGGCTAAATCCTTCTCAAAAAGGTGGCAAAATGGAGAAATTAGCAATTTCCAATACCTCATGCATCTCAATACATTGGCCGGACGGGGATATAGTGATCTTACTCAGTATCCAGTGTTCCCATGGGTTCTGGCAGACTATGAGAGTGAAATTCTTGATTTATCCAATCCTAAAACATTTCGGAAGCTTGACAAACCAATGGGCTGTCAGACACCGGAGGGGGAAGAAGAATTTAGGAAAAG GTATGAGAGCTGGGATGATCCGGAGGTCCCAAAATTTCATTATGGTTCTCATTATTCTAGTGCTGGTATTGTCCTCTTCTATCTTCTACGCCTGCCACCATTTAGTGTGGAGAATCAGAAGCTGCAAGGAGGGCAATTTGATCATGCTGATCGCCTGTTCAATAGCATTAGAGACACCTGGTTAAGTGCAGCTGGGAAAGGGAACACCTCTGATGTTAAGGAATTAATTCCAGAATTCTTCTACATGCCGGAATTGCTTGAGAATAAGTTCAACCTTGACTTGGGAGAGAAACAATCAGGAGAGAAG GTTGGCGATGTAGTGTTGCCTCCTTGGGCCAAAGGCAGTGCTAGAGAATTCATTAGGAAACATAGGGAAGCCTTGGAATCTGATTATGTTTCTGAAAATTTGCATCATTGGATTGACCTCATATTTGGATACAAACAAAGAGGAAAG GCTGCTGAAGAAGCTGTGAACGTTTTCTATCATTACACTTATGAGGGGAGTGTGGACATAGACTCGGTTACGGATCCTGCAATGAAGGCCTCCATTTTGGCACAAATCAACCACTTTGGGCAGACACCCAAACAGCTGTTCCTCAAATCCCATGGAAAAAGGCGGCCTGACAGAAGGCTTCCACCTCATCCACTCAAGTTTTCCTCCCATCTTGTTCCACATGAAATACGCAAGAGCTCTTCTGCCATAACTCAAATAGTTATTTCAAGTGAGAAAATTCTTGTTGCAGGGCTGAACACTTTACTTAAACCTAGAACATATACCAAATATGTGGCATGGGGTTTCCCAGATCGCAGCTTGAGATTTATGAGCTATGACCAAGACAGACTCCTCTCAACACACGAGAATCTTCATGGAGGCAATCAGATTCAGTGCATTGGTGTTAGCCATGATGGTCAAATATTGGTTACGGGTGCTGATGATGGGTTAGTATCTGTTTGGAGAATTGGCAACGATGGTCCCCGTGCTTTGCAACGTCTAGTATTAGAGAAGGCACTTAGTGGCCATATTGGCAAAATAACATGCCTTCATGTTAGCCAGCCATACATGCTGATTGTGAGTGGATCTGATGACTGTACTGTTATCGTGTGGGACCTCAGCTCTCTGGCTTTTGTTAGGCAGTTGCCAGAACTTCCAGTGCCAGTTTCAGCAGTTTATGTGAACAACTTGACTGGGGAGATTGTAACAGCTGCTGGAATTCTTCTTGCTGTTTGGAGTATCAATGGAGAATGCCTCGCAGTGATTAACACATCCCAATTGCCATCTGATTCTATTCTATCGGTGACAAGCAGTACATTTTCAGATTGGCAGGACACAAACTGGTATGTGACAGGTCACCAGAGTGGGGCTGTCAAGGTATGGCAAATGATTCACAACTCCAGCCAAGAGAGTGCCGGAAGCAAATCAACCAGCAATCCAACTGCCGGGCTAAATTTAGGTGATAAGGTACCAGAGTACAGATTGATTCTCCACAAGGTGTTAAAGTTTCACAAGCAAGCGGTTACTGCCCTACACCTCACAATTGACCTGAAGCAGCTATTGAGTGGGGATTCTGATGGACATTTGATTTCTTGGACACTACCAGATGAGAGTTTGAGGGCTTCATTTAATAAGGGGTGA